A stretch of DNA from Catenulispora acidiphila DSM 44928:
GTTCCAGCCGAGCCCGTAGAACCCGGGCGGACCGGCGGGAGCGCGCGGCGCGGAGATCACCGAGTGCGGGATGCGCGTCTCGTCCAGGGCCGCGGCGTCGATCAGCGGCGACCCGTCCCGCACGCCGTTGTCCAGTTGCAGGCGCACCCACTTGAGGAGATCGTCGACGCTCGAGCTGGCGCCGCCGGCCGGTGCCTGGCGGTCGGCGTTCGCGGTCGTCGAGACGCGCCAGCGGCCGTCCTCTTGGACATGCGCCGATGCCTTGTCGGAAGCCTGGTCATAGCTCGAGCGCCGGTAGCTGGTGTGGTCCATCCCGAGCGGCTTGAACAGCGTGTTCTGCGCCAGATCCGGCCACGAGGTCTTCGCCGCGTCCGCGACCGCCTCCCCGGCTTCGGTGAAGCCGTAGTCGGTGTAGGCGTAGCTCGAGCGGAACGGGGACAGCGGTTCCTGGCGCAGGTGCTGCAGGATGTAGGCCTGCGAGTAGCCGAGGTCCTCCAGCAGGTTGCCGGCGAAGCCCGGCAGTCCGCTGCGATGGGAGAACATGTCGGCGATGGTGACGTTCGCCGTGACGTAGGGGTCCTTGAGCGCGAAGCCCGGATCGTGGGCGACGATCGGGTCGTCCCAGCCCACGACCTTGTGCCCCACCGCTCCGGCGACCACGGTGGACGCCAAGGACTTGGAGACCGATGCCAGCTGGAAGACGGTGTCGGGATCGACCTTGGCGCTCTTGCCGATCTCGCGCAGCCCGTACCCCTTCGCGAACACGACGGCGTCCTTGTAGACGACGCCGACAGCGACGCCGGGCACGCCGGTCTTGCTCATCGCGTTCTGTACGAAGCCGTCGAGCTGTCCGACGGCTGCGTTCACCTCCGTCTGGGTCAGCTGGGGCGGCGTCTGCGGAGGCGGGGTGGGAGCAGGCGGTGGCGGGGTGGGAACCGGTGCCGCTGGACCCGCTACGCCTGCTCCGAGCACCCCTGCTCCGAGCACGCCGACGCACAGCGCGGCACCGGCAGCGGCGCGGACAGCCGACCGGCCGGTACGCCGCCGCAGGTTCGGCCGAAGATCCCGTCTCGCCATGGTCCGATGGTCCGTGTACCGGCGGGGACGGCGCATCCCGGCGGACCCATCGGGGCGCTTCGGGCAGGTCCGGATCGTGCGGCTAGGCTCGGAGCCGCGGCGATCTTCCGTCCGGCCGTACGCTCGCCCGCCCGCGCCACGTTCTGAGGGGGACTTCCGGTGCTGCCACCCGACAACCACGTCCACAGCGAGTACTCCTGGGACGCGCTCGCGGGCTCCATGGAGCGCACCTGCGAGCGCGCGGTCGAGATCGGGCTGCCCTCGATCGCCTTCACCGAGCACGCGGACTTCAGCATCTCGGAGATGACGCCGGAGAGCTTCTTCCCCGACCAGTGGAAGCCCTACGTCGAGCTGGTGGACGGTCGCAGCATCCTGACGCCGCCGCGGATCGACCTCACCGGCTACCTGGAGACGCTGGAACGCTGCCGCGACCGCTTCCCGACGCTGCGCGTCCTGTCCGGCGTGGAGCTCAGCGAGGCGCACTGGTTCCCGGAGGAGACCGCGGATCTGCTGAAGCGCGGCGGGTTCCAGCGGATCCTCGCCTCGCTGCACACCGCCTCGGCACGCGACGAGGACTACGCCGACATCGGGGTGAGCATCAAGCGCGCCGACCCGAGCGCGCAGTACCGCGGCTACCTGGCCGAGGCGGTGCGGCTGATCGAGGAGTACGACGGGTTCGAAGTGCTCACCCACATCGACTACCCGGTGCGGTACTGGCCGCACGAGAAGACTCCCTTCGATCTTTTGGCGTTCGAGGACGACATCCGCCTGGTGCTGCGGACGCTGGCGCGCGCCGACAAGCTCATGGAGTTCAACACCCGGATCCCGCTGGACCCGCGGGTGGTCGGGTGGTGGCGGCAGGAGGGCGGCAAGGGCGTGTCGTTCGCGTCCGACGCGCACGTGCCCGACGCCGTCGGCCGCGGCTTCCAGGAGGCCGCCGAGGTGGCGCGCGCCGCCGGGTTCAAGCCGGGCGCCGATCTGTTCGACTTCTGGGTGCGGGACTGACCGACCCGGCGGGCCCGGCTTGCTGGACCGACAGGACCGACAGGACCGGCCTGACCGCATGTCGAATCGGGGGTGCCACCCGCGCCACCGCGGCGAGATGCGATCCGCCGAGGCGGTCCTAGGCTGGTGGCCATGACCCTGCGGCTGGCCTGCCTCCAAGCTCCGGCGACCGATCACCCCGACGGCGCCCCGGATCCCGTCGCCGACCGCCGCGCCAACCTGGCGGCGCTCGACGACACCGCGCGCCGGGCCGCGGAGAGCGGCGCTCGCCTGCTCATCACGCCGGAGATGTACCTGACCGGCTACAACCTGGGCGCCGAGGTGGTCGCCGGGCTGGCCGAGGAGCGTTTCGGGCCCGCGCAGCAGGAGATTTCGGCGATCGCCGCCAAGCACGGGATCGCGATCCTCTACGGCTATCCCGAGCGGGACGGCGACGGCGTCGTCTATAACGCCGTGCAGTTGATCGGCGGCGACGGCGCGTCCAAGGCCAACTACCGCAAGACGCATCTGTTCGGCGACGTGGACCGCGCGGCGTTCGCGCCGGGGTCGGAGCTGGTGGTGCAGGCCGATCTGGACGGTATCCGGGTCGGCTTCCTGATCTGCTACGACGTGGAGTTCCCCGAGCCGGTGCGCGCGCACGCCGACGCCGGGACGCAGCTGCTGCTGGTGCCCACCGCTTTGATGCGGCCGTACGAGTACGTGCCGCGGCAGATCGTGCCCGCGCGGGCGATCGAGTCGCAGCTGTTCGTGGCGTACGTGAACCGGGTCGGGGTCGAGCGCGACTTCGTCTACGCCGGCGAGACGCGCGTGGTCGCGCCGGACGGCCGCGAGCTGGCGGTCGGCGGCGACCACGAGGAGCTGCTGCTGGCCGACGTGGACCCGGCGGACTTGGCCGCCTCCCGCGACCTGAACACCTATCTGCAAGACCGACGAACCGACCTGTACGGAGCTCAGAAGTGACGTCCGCCGTCCCGGCCACCGTGCACGAGGTCACCGACCACGTGCACTGCGACTCGCACAAGCCGATCACCATGTTCGGCCCGGATTTCCCGTTCGCCTACGACGACTACGCCGCGCACCCGGCAGGGCTCGGCTCGGTGCCCGAGGCGGTGCGCGGCAGCGAGGTCGCGGTGATCGGCGGCGGCCTGTCCGGGCTGGTGGCCGCGCACGAGCTGCTGAAGCTGGGGCTCAAGCCGGTGGTGTACGAGGCCGACGAACTCGGCGGCCGGATGCGCTCGACGCCGTTCCCCGGCGTGCCGGGCACGATGGCCGAGATGGGCGCGATGCGGTTCCCGCCGTCCTCGACGACGCTGTTCTCCTACTTCGACCGCGCGGGGCTGCGCACCGAGCCCTTCCCGAACCCGCTGGACGCCGCGACGCCGTCCACGGTCATCGATCTGAAGGGCGAGAGCCACTACGCCCGCACCCTGGACGACCTGCCGGCGATCTACCACGAGGTCGCCGACGCCTGGGCCGACGCCCTCGACGACCCGGCGCACGGCGCGGAGTTCTCCGCGATGCAGCAGGCGATCCGGGAGCGGGACGTCGCGACGGTGCGCGAGATCTGGGCCCGCCTGGTGCCGCGCCTGGACGACACCTCCTTCTACGGCTTCCTGGCGGCGAACCCGGCCTTCAAGTCCTTCCGCCACCGCGAAGTCTTCGGCCAGGTGGGCTTCGGCACCGGCGGCTGGGACACGGACTTCCCGAACTCGATGCTGGAAATCCTGCGCGTCGTCTACACCGGCGCGGACGACCACCACCGGCGCGTGGTCGGCGGCTGCCAGCAACTGCCGCTGGCCCTGTGGTCGCAGGCTCCTGACACCCTCGCGCACTGGCCGGCCGGCACCTCGGTGCGCTCCCTGCACGAGAACGGCATCCCGCGCCCCGCCGTGACCCGCCTGTACCGCACCCGGCACGGCATCACCGTCGTCGACGCCGCGAACGAGATCCGCACGTATCAGGCCGCTGTGTTCACCGCGCAGAGCTGGATGATGCTCTCCAAGATCAAGGTGCACGAGGCCCTGCTGCCCACCGACGTCTGGACCGCGGTCGAGCGCTCGCACTACATGGGCGCCTCGAAGCTGTTCGTGGTCGTCGACCGCCCGTTCTGGCGCGACCCCTCGCCCCTGGACCCCGGCCGCGACGCCCTGTCGATGACCCTGACCGACCGCATGCCCCGCGGCGTGTACCTCCTCGACGACGGCCCGGACAAGCCGGCCGTGATGTGCCTGTCCTACACCTGGGTCGACGACTCGATGAAGTTCGTCCCCCTCTCCCGCGAGGAACGCCTGGAGGTAGTCCTCGGCTCCCTGGCGGAGATCTACCCGGACGTCGACATCCGAGAGCACATCATCGGCACCCCCCTGACCGTCTCCTGGGAGACGGAGCCGTACTTCATGGGCGCCTTCAAGGCGAACCTCCCCGGCCAGTACCGCTACCAGCGCCGCCTCTACACGCACTTCATGCAGAACGACCTCCCCGACCACCAACGCGGCCTGTTCCTCGCCGGCGACGACATCTCCTGGACCGCCGGCTGGGCCGAAGGCGCCGTGACCACAGCCCTGAACGCGGTATGGGGCGTGATGAACCACTTCGGCGGATCATCGAACCCTGAGAACCCCGG
This window harbors:
- a CDS encoding serine hydrolase produces the protein MARRDLRPNLRRRTGRSAVRAAAGAALCVGVLGAGVLGAGVAGPAAPVPTPPPPAPTPPPQTPPQLTQTEVNAAVGQLDGFVQNAMSKTGVPGVAVGVVYKDAVVFAKGYGLREIGKSAKVDPDTVFQLASVSKSLASTVVAGAVGHKVVGWDDPIVAHDPGFALKDPYVTANVTIADMFSHRSGLPGFAGNLLEDLGYSQAYILQHLRQEPLSPFRSSYAYTDYGFTEAGEAVADAAKTSWPDLAQNTLFKPLGMDHTSYRRSSYDQASDKASAHVQEDGRWRVSTTANADRQAPAGGASSSVDDLLKWVRLQLDNGVRDGSPLIDAAALDETRIPHSVISAPRAPAGPPGFYGLGWNVNYDDRGRLRLNHSGGFNLGAATTVTLLPSESLGIVVLSNGNPIGVPEAVAASFFDQAENGRQTVDWLGLFGKVIPAQLNAGVSPTDYTKIPADLTPAKAAAAYGGTYANSHYGPLTVTADASGNLSMVLGPQKMSFPLTHYTGDTFSYLTRGENAVGRSGVTFHTGSGGAVTGVTLENLDAEGGLGTFTR
- a CDS encoding PHP domain-containing protein, translated to MLPPDNHVHSEYSWDALAGSMERTCERAVEIGLPSIAFTEHADFSISEMTPESFFPDQWKPYVELVDGRSILTPPRIDLTGYLETLERCRDRFPTLRVLSGVELSEAHWFPEETADLLKRGGFQRILASLHTASARDEDYADIGVSIKRADPSAQYRGYLAEAVRLIEEYDGFEVLTHIDYPVRYWPHEKTPFDLLAFEDDIRLVLRTLARADKLMEFNTRIPLDPRVVGWWRQEGGKGVSFASDAHVPDAVGRGFQEAAEVARAAGFKPGADLFDFWVRD
- a CDS encoding carbon-nitrogen hydrolase family protein, producing MTLRLACLQAPATDHPDGAPDPVADRRANLAALDDTARRAAESGARLLITPEMYLTGYNLGAEVVAGLAEERFGPAQQEISAIAAKHGIAILYGYPERDGDGVVYNAVQLIGGDGASKANYRKTHLFGDVDRAAFAPGSELVVQADLDGIRVGFLICYDVEFPEPVRAHADAGTQLLLVPTALMRPYEYVPRQIVPARAIESQLFVAYVNRVGVERDFVYAGETRVVAPDGRELAVGGDHEELLLADVDPADLAASRDLNTYLQDRRTDLYGAQK
- a CDS encoding flavin monoamine oxidase family protein gives rise to the protein MTSAVPATVHEVTDHVHCDSHKPITMFGPDFPFAYDDYAAHPAGLGSVPEAVRGSEVAVIGGGLSGLVAAHELLKLGLKPVVYEADELGGRMRSTPFPGVPGTMAEMGAMRFPPSSTTLFSYFDRAGLRTEPFPNPLDAATPSTVIDLKGESHYARTLDDLPAIYHEVADAWADALDDPAHGAEFSAMQQAIRERDVATVREIWARLVPRLDDTSFYGFLAANPAFKSFRHREVFGQVGFGTGGWDTDFPNSMLEILRVVYTGADDHHRRVVGGCQQLPLALWSQAPDTLAHWPAGTSVRSLHENGIPRPAVTRLYRTRHGITVVDAANEIRTYQAAVFTAQSWMMLSKIKVHEALLPTDVWTAVERSHYMGASKLFVVVDRPFWRDPSPLDPGRDALSMTLTDRMPRGVYLLDDGPDKPAVMCLSYTWVDDSMKFVPLSREERLEVVLGSLAEIYPDVDIREHIIGTPLTVSWETEPYFMGAFKANLPGQYRYQRRLYTHFMQNDLPDHQRGLFLAGDDISWTAGWAEGAVTTALNAVWGVMNHFGGSSNPENPGPGDVFDDIAPPLLDEG